The Elaeis guineensis isolate ETL-2024a chromosome 14, EG11, whole genome shotgun sequence genome has a segment encoding these proteins:
- the LOC105057705 gene encoding inactive beta-amylase 9, with protein sequence MEGALLGQRAGVLKPELFMTRNVGFVESRRMGSRTGRVRFDPATGGWRKGALKVALKGVRSEMAVQEKELNNRRKSTGPVRLFVGLPLDAVSDCNAVNHAKAIAAGLRALKLLGAHGVELPVWWGVAATGDWSAYLALAGMVRDAGLRLRVSLNLHASRRPAFPLPDWVSRLADANPDLLFTDRSGRRHSDCLSLAVDELPVFDGKTPLQAFEEFFLSFRSAFSDFIGSTITDISVSLGPNGELRYPSFPPSTGSHRFTGVGEFQCYDKYMLADLKRHAEEARNPLWGLSGPHDAPEYNQSPDSSNFIRDNGGSWEGSYGNFFLSWYSGQLLSHGDRMLSTASKVFGDLPVTLSAKVPLLHWWHDTQSRPAQLTAGFYNTYGRDGYDAIGEMFARNSWAMIIPGMDLLDKEQPHGLRSSPESLLSQIMKACEKHGVMVSGENSSLVGIGAEGFRRVKETLSAENSSVDSFTYHRMGAYFFSPEHWPLFTEFVRSMAQSEIDSDDLPSNEEEKLSLSADMVPENNREMQAV encoded by the exons ATGGAGGGGGCGTTGTTGGGCCAGCGGGCCGGCGTGCTGAAGCCGGAGCTCTTCATGACGAGGAACGTCGGATTTGTTGAATCGAGGCGGATGGGGTCCAGAACGGGCCGGGTCCGGTTCGATCCGGCCACCGGGGGGTGGCGGAAAGGGGCGCTTAAGGTAGCTCTCAAAGGCGTCAGGTCCGAGATGGCCGTCCAGGAGAAAGAATTAAACAACAGGAGGAAATCG ACCGGTCCGGTTCGGCTATTCGTGGGTCTACCTCTCGACGCGGTCTCCGACTGCAACGCCGTGAACCACGCCAAGGCCATCGCGGCGGGGCTCCGGGCCCTGAAGCTCCTCGGCGCCCACGGCGTCGAGCTCCCCGTGTGGTGGGGCGTCGCCGCCACCGGCGACTGGTCCGCTTACCTCGCCCTCGCCGGCATGGTCCGCGACGCCGGCCTCCGCCTCCGCGTCTCCCTCAACCTTCACGCCTCCCGCCGCccggccttccctctccctgaCTGGGTCTCCCGCCTCGCCGACGCCAACCCCGACCTCCTCTTCACCGACCGCTCCGGCCGCCGCCACTCCGACTGTCTTTCCCTCGCCGTCGACGAGCTCCCTGTCTTCGATGGCAAGACCCCGTTGCAAGCCTTTGAGGAGTTCTTCCTTAGTTTCCGCTCCGCCTTCTCCGATTTCATCGGCTCCACCATCACG GACATTTCCGTGAGTCTCGGGCCGAATGGCGAGCTCCGGTACCCCTCATTCCCTCCCTCCACGGGAAGTCATCGGTTTACAGGCGTCGGAGAATTCCAGTGCTACGATAAATACATGCTCGCCGATCTCAAACGGCATGCCGAGGAGGCGAGGAACCCATTGTGGGGCCTCTCTGGTCCCCATGATGCCCCGGAGTACAACCAGTCTCCGGATTCCAGCAACTTCATCAGGGATAACGGGGGCTCGTGGGAGGGCTCCTATGGAAATTTTTTCCTCTCCTGGTACTCAGGGCAGCTTTTATCCCATGGTGATCGGATGCTCTCAACTGCATCCAAAGTGTTTGGTGATTTGCCGGTGACTCTGTCTGCAAAGGTGCCACTTTTGCACTGGTGGCATGATACCCAGTCCCGACCAGCTCAGCTGACTGCTGGATTCTACAACACATATGGAAGGGATGGGTACGATGCCATCGGTGAGATGTTCGCAAGGAATTCTTGGGCAATGATCATCCCTGGAATGGACCTATTGGACAAGGAGCAACCTCATGGTCTGAGATCGAGCCCCGAGTCGCTGCTGTCTCAGATAATGAAGGCATGTGAGAAGCATGGGGTGATGGTTTCCGGGGAGAATTCTTCGCTTGTTGGCATCGGTGCAGAAGGTTTTAGAAGAGTTAAGGAAACTCTATCTGCAGAGAATTCAAGTGTTGATTCTTTTACATATCACAGAATGGGTGCTTACTTCTTCTCGCCCGAGCATTGGCCTCTGTTCACAGAGTTCGTAAGGAGCATGGCGCAGTCAGAGATTGATTCCGACGATTTGCCAAGCAATGAGGAGGAGAAGTTATCCCTGTCGGCGGATATGGTGCCCGAAAACAATCGGGAGATGCAAGCAGTGTAA